One Oryza glaberrima chromosome 10, OglaRS2, whole genome shotgun sequence DNA segment encodes these proteins:
- the LOC127752950 gene encoding uncharacterized protein LOC127752950: MPPSDDGGHPSFLPTPLLSRVTTLPPPAPSSPPHPIPPLSFRHLFPCARWSAWVAAALRDPAFAPLLRSAGIADAVGASAATVNPDRGALAALLSFWDPASHAFRLPAGAATFSLEDALLLAGLPPTGAPLDRPLTPEEDDLRIRLVIEKEKIRELHPCARDARRVSAELWLEWFDSSIRPGEDDELRRLGFLAYWLAFFVTPRLRPRSGELPDCTFALAARLSLGERIALGPAMVANLYADMDRIVASGVMEGVSGRVETWGPLLLLQVWIWERFDCLRPPPLKAPPFPVSNARVHLWSRRKRTTTSEEAQQVFQDEACFLWRPYQYNSLNWTQPEWFNEKTTTASSESKHKPKWLEDYSAMITQAVLTGWFGDGMANSVMYNPHLVARQFGYDQDFPVSIIHGSDSSGIEVWVPSIGRHGVASKDYAAWWNAHFERHQEGNQHGCGMMLNKENKASTLPLNTDLISVVQMAVDQFREGTKQENSKCMTKRQLTQLGNVAPDNEWNQVVLGLSAYDFDRSQNAVKRKDAIKKIRDKSTDVNRKKKKNKVFANEGGECPQFYDWVPLTVSDNENNSLQLDVQERSGPQENSNSSSKRCDELAQVDNDECIVLEPPAKNCEVINLDDEEEQSVPNSKHHDRQLVLELEEFVRSGLLSQREECSDEDEEDRRNREILKDNKDDPFSEAARREYPLFFEFIPQKPHYRGLLNNVEALGDLAYSGLWFLLVGLAKEVLKTSCDTDASEIVCLMKKVQELEQLGFNVKHLIARLKEPQSRLRLLQDSITRLEDARKKEHEANRLQSLSSHLSKLKHNIQTMEWHLDAKNQASSSSIFSLEKEVEAAEKYCQAMKDEVVALKMNHSNL, encoded by the coding sequence ATGCCACCCTCCGACGACGGAGGACACCCCTCCTTCCTCCCaacccccctcctctcccgcgtCACGACCCTCCCTCCGCCggccccctcctcgccgccccaCCCCATCCCGCCGCTCTCCTTCCGCCACCTCTTCCCCTGCGCGCGGTGGTCCGCctgggtcgccgccgccctccgcgacCCCGCGTtcgcgccgctcctccgctccgccggcatcgccgacgccgtcggggcgtccgccgccaccgtcaaTCCAGACCGCGGCGCCCTAGCGGCGCTGCTCTCGTTCTGGGACCCGGCCTCCCACGCCTTCCGCCTCCCCGCCGGGGCCGCCACGTTCTCCCTCGAGgacgcgctcctcctcgccggcctgcCCCCGACCGGCGCCCCGCTGGACCGGCCCCTCACCCCCGAGGAGGACGACCTCCGAATCCGCCTCGTCATCGAGAAGGAGAAGATTCGGGAGCTCCACCCCTGCGCCCGCGACGCCCGCCGCGTGTCGGCGGAGTTGTGGCTCGAGTGGTTCGACAGCAGCATCCGCCCCGGCGAGGATGATGAGCTGCGTCGGCTTGGGTTCCTCGCATACTGGCTTGCTTTCTTCGTTACTCCGCGGCTGCGGCCAAGGAGCGGGGAGCTGCCGGATTGCACGTTTGCGCTCGCCGCTCGTCTTAGTCTTGGAGAGCGTATTGCCCTTGGCCCGGCAATGGTAGCGAATCTGTATGCCGATATGGATAGGATTGTTGCTTCTGGGGTAATGGAGGGGGTCAGCGGGCGTGTTGAAACCTGGGGCCCTCTCTTGCTTCTTCAGGTGTGGATATGGGAACGTTTCGACTGCTTGCGCCCACCGCCACTGAAGGCTCCACCGTTCCCTGTCTCGAATGCTCGAGTGCACCTTTGGAGCCGGAGGAAGAGGACAACCACATCGGAGGAGGCTCAACAGGTTTTCCAGGATGAGGCATGCTTTCTGTGGAGGCCATACCAGTACAACTCGCTGAACTGGACGCAACCTGAGTGGTTCAATGAGAAAACCACTACAGCGAGTTCTGAAAGTAAACATAAGCCAAAGTGGTTGGAGGATTACAGTGCAATGATTACGCAAGCAGTGTTGACTGGATGGTTTGGTGATGGGATGGCCAATTCAGTAATGTATAATCCACACCTTGTTGCTAGGCAATTTGGTTATGATCAGGATTTTCCTGTATCTATTATACATGGTTCTGATTCCAGTGGAATTGAGGTTTGGGTACCAAGTATTGGTAGACATGGGGTTGCTAGCAAGGATTATGCTGCATGGTGGAATGCACATTTCGAGAGGCATCAGGAAGGCAATCAACATGGTTGCGGGATGATGTTAAACAAGGAAAATAAGGCGAGCACATTGCCTCTGAATACAGATCTCATAAGTGTGGTACAGATGGCTGTTGATCAATTTAGAGAAGGCACCAAGCAAGAGAACAGTAAATGCATGACAAAAAGGCAGTTAACACAACTGGGCAATGTTGCTCCTGACAACGAATGGAATCAAGTTGTCCTAGGCCTTAGTGCATATGATTTTGACCGTAGTCAAAATGCAGTGAAAAGAAAAGATGCCATTAAAAAAATACGAGATAAATCAACCGATGTGaataggaagaagaagaaaaataaggtATTTGCTAATGAGGGCGGTGAATGTCCCCAATTCTATGATTGGGTGCCGCTAACTGTGAGTGACAATGAAAATAATTCATTGCAACTTGATGTTCAGGAGCGCTCTGGACCACAGGAAAATTCCAACTCTTCTAGTAAGAGATGTGATGAACTGGCACAAGTTGATAATGATGAATGTATTGTTCTTGAACCACCTGCTAAGAATTGTGAAGTAATAAATCttgacgatgaggaggagcaaAGTGTCCCTAATTCCAAACATCATGATAGGCAACTTGTACTTGAGCTAGAAGAGTTTGTGCGCTCTGGGCTTCTGTCACAACGAGAGGAATGTTCCGATGAAGATGAGGAAGATAGAAGAAACCGAGAGATACTGAAGGATAATAAAGATGACCCTTTTTCTGAAGCAGCCAGGAGGGAGTACCCTCTGTTCTTTGAGTTCATTCCGCAGAAACCACATTACCGAGGGTTGCTGAACAATGTTGAAGCTCTAGGAGATCTAGCCTACAGTGGACTATGGTTTTTGCTGGTTGGTTTAGCTAAGGAGGTGCTCAAGACATCATGTGATACAGATGCTTCTGAGATTGTTTGTTTGATGAAAAAGGTTCAGGAATTGGAGCAACTAGGGTTCAATGTGAAACATCTCATTGCCCGCTTGAAGGAGCCACAAAGCCGTCTTAGGCTGCTTCAAGATTCTATTACAAGGCTTGAGGATGCTCGGAAAAAAGAGCATGAAGCAAACAGGTTACAATCACTGTCAAGCCATCTGAGTAAACTGAAACACAATATACAAACAATGGAGTGGCATTTGGATGCAAAGAATCAAGCTTCTAGTTCATCTATATTCAGTTTAGAGAAGGAAGTAGAAGCTGCAGAAAAATATTGTCAGGCAATGAAGGATGAAGTGGTTGCATTGAAAATGAACCATTCAAACCTTTGA
- the LOC127753513 gene encoding probable cinnamyl alcohol dehydrogenase 1 has product MAAECGSGNCDAWAARDPSGILSPYKFNRRVVQSDDVSLRITHCGVCYADVAWTRNILNNSMYPLVPGHEIAGVVTEVGADVKSFKVGDHVGVGTYVNSCRDCENCNSSLENYCSQHVFTFNGVDTDGTVTKGGYSTHIVVHERYCFKIPDGYPLEKAAPLLCAGITVYSPMMRHNMNQPGKSLGVIGLGGLGHMAVKFGKAFGLKVTVISTSESKRKEAIDLLGADNFVVSWNENQMETLKSSLHFIIDTASGDHPFDPYLTLLKVGGVMALLSFPSEIKVHPANLNLGGRSLSGSVTGGTKDIQEMINFCAANKIYPDIEMIKIDYINEALQRLVDRDVRFRFVIDIENSFK; this is encoded by the exons ATGGCTGCTGAATGTGGAAGTGGCAACTGTGATGCTTGGGCAGCGAGAGATCCTTCAGGGATCCTCTCCCCGTACAAGTTCAACCGCAG GGTTGTACAAAGTGACGATGTTTCCTTGAGGATCACACACTGTGGTGTTTGTTATGCTGATGTTGCATGGACAAGGAATATACTCAACAATTCAATGTACCCTTTAGTCCCTGG GCATGAGATAGCAGGAGTTGTAACTGAGGTTGGTGCAGACGTCAAGAGCTTCAAAGTGGGTGACCATGTAGGTGTCGGCACATACGTGAATTCATGCCGGGACTGTGAGAACTGCAATAGCTCTCTAGAGAACTACTGCTCACAACATGTCTTCACTTTCAATGGTGTTGACACTGATGGGACTGTCACAAAGGGAGGATATTCTACTCACATAGTAGTACATGAGAG GTATTGCTTTAAAATACCTGATGGCTACCCTTTGGAAAAGGCAGCACCTTTACTTTGTGCTGGCATCACTGTATATAGTCCGATGATGCGGCATAATATGAACCAGCCAGGGAAGTCACTTGGCGTCATTGGACTTGGTGGCTTGGGTCACATGGCAGTAAAATTTGGGAAAGCCTTTGGACTGAAAGTCACAGTTATTAGTACTAGTGAATCAAAGAGAAAAGAAGCTATTGACCTTCTTGGTGCAGATAATTTTGTGGTGTCATGGAATGAAAATCAGATGGAG ACCTTGAAAAGCTCTCTGCACTTCATTATTGACACAGCCTCCGGCGATCACCCATTCGATCCTTATCTCACGCTTCTGAAAGTTGGTGGTGTAATGGCACTACTTAGCTTCCCAAGTGAAATCAAAGTGCATCCTGCAAACCTTAATCTCG GTGGGCGGAGTTTATCTGGTAGTGTAACTGGAGGTACGAAGGACATCCAGGAGATGATAAACTTCTGTGCTGCGAACAAAATCTACCCAGATATCGAGATGATCAAGATAGATTACATCAACGAGGCTCTTCAGAGGCTTGTTGACCGGGATGTCAGATTTCGCTTTGTAATCGACATTGAGAACTCGTTCAAGTAG